In one window of Brassica rapa cultivar Chiifu-401-42 chromosome A07, CAAS_Brap_v3.01, whole genome shotgun sequence DNA:
- the LOC103830227 gene encoding probable phosphoinositide phosphatase SAC9 isoform X1, with amino-acid sequence MDLNPPVSGQKTSIVVVTLDSGEVYVISSRSDTHVIYIDPTTGVLRYNGKPGLDIFKSEREAVDYITNGSRGGYRSLVYARAILGYAALGSFGMLLVATKLNPSVPDLPGGGCVYTVVESQWVKIPLHNPQAQGKGEIKNVQELTELDIDGKHFFCETRDITRPFPSRMPVQNPDDEFVWNRWLSVPFKNIGLSEHCVILLQGFAEYRTFGSSGQLEGIVALMARRSRLHPGTRYLARGINSCSGTGNEVECEQLVWTPKRHGQSVAFSSYIWRRGTIPIWWGAELKMTAAEAEIYVADRDPYKGSTEYYQRLSKRYDTRSLDAPVGESQKKKAFVPIVCINLLRNGEGKSESILVQHFEESMNFIKSSGKLPYTRVHLINYDWHASVKLKGEQQTIEGLWMYLKAPTMAIGISEGDYLPSRQRLKDCRGEVICVDDVEGAFCLRSHQNGVIRFNCADSLDRTNAASFFGGLQVFVEQCRRLGISLDTDLGYGYNSANSHGGYNAPLPPGWEKRADAVTGKSYYIDHNTKTTTWSHPCPDKPWKRFDMRFEEFKRSTILSPVSELADLFLQQGDIHATLYTGSKAMHSQVLNIFSEESGAFKQFSAAQKNMKITLQRRYKNAMVDSSRQKQLEMFLGMRLVKHLPSIPVQPLHVLSRPGGFFLKPVPNMSESSSDGSSLLSIKRKDITWLCPQAADVMELFIYLSEPCHVCQLLLTISHGADDLTSPSTVDVRTGRHIEDLKLVVEGASIPRCANGTNILIPLPGPISSEDMAVTGAGARLYEKDTSSLSLLYDFEELEGQLDFLTRVVSVTFYPAGSVRIPMTLGQIEVLGISLPWKGMFTCERTGGRLAEIARKTKEDDIPSSSCSDMNPFAAKSLQTETVSRPVQQKDPFPSNLIDLTGEVSPSDPLTQPAVECIASGGNDMLDFLDQAVVEHSGSETAPGVSVPQDKSPRESASHLYLNCLKSVVGPNMGKKLEFVEAMKLEIERLRLNLSAAERDRALLSIGIDPATINPNSSQDELYIARLCRIANALAVLGQASLEDKIIASIGLGKLENNVIDFWNITGIGEGCDGGICQVRAEVKKSSVGSSNKSLGGESGSVFLCFQCMKKACKTCCAGKGALLLSKSYSRDTANGGGSLADVSATSIGSDHYMCKKCCSQIVLEALIVDYVRVLVSLRRSGRVDNAGREALNEVFGSNITNHLAVKGQPSPNQEDFSFLRQILGQEESLAEFPYASFLHKVETGTDSAPFLSLLTPLNLASCNSYWKAPPSSNSVEAVIILNSLSDVNSVILLVSPCGYSDADAPTVQIWASSDINREARTLMGKWDVQSFVRSSPELYGPEKSGREGRAPRHINFAFKKPIRCRIIWVTLRLPGVGSSSVSLDRNINLLSLDENPFAAIPRRASFGATIESEPCLHAKRILVSGNTVSNKTLASLQSVDSMSVKNWLDRPPRLNRFLIPLEAERPMNNDLVLELYLQPGSPLAAGFRLDAFNAIKPRVTHSPCSDVVDIWDPMSIIMEDRHVSPAVLYIQVSVLQDQYKMVTLAEYRLPEARVGTQMYFDFPKQVQARRLSFKLLGDVAAFIDDPAESDDLSGKASPFAAGLSLANRIKLYYYADPYEVGKWASLSSV; translated from the exons ATGGATCTGAATCCACCAG TGAGTGGTCAGAAGACATCTATCGTTGTTGTCACCTTAGACTCTGGTGAAGTCTATGTCATCTCCAGTAGGTCCGACACTCACGTCATCTACATCGATCCCACCACTGGTGTCCTGCGCTACAATGGGAAGCCTGGTCTTGACATTTTCAAGTCCGAGCGTGAAGCTGTGGATTACATCACTAATGGATCAAGAGGAGGCTATAGAAGCTTGGTTTACGCCAGGGCGATACTCGGTTACGCTGCGTTGGGGAGCTTTGGGATGCTTCTTGTTGCCACCAAGCTGAATCCGAGTGTTCCTGATCTGCCTGGTGGAGGATGTGTGTACACTGTGGTTGAGAGTCAGTGGGTTAAAATACCGCTTCACAATCCACAGGCTCAAGGGAAAGGTGAGATCAAGAATGTTCAGGAGTTGACAGAGCTTGACATTGATGGGAAGCACTTCTTCTGTGAGACTAGGGACATCACTAGGCCCTTCCCAAGCCGTATGCCAGTGCAAAACCCTGATGATGAATTCGTTTGGAATAGATGGTTGTCTGTGCCTTTTAAGAATATTGGGCTGTCTGAACACTGCGTCATTCTTCTACAG GGGTTTGCAGAATATAGAACTTTTGGGAGCTCAGGTCAGTTAGAAGGGATTGTTGCTCTTATGGCCCGTCGTAGCAGGCTGCATCCAGGGACTCGTTACTTAGCTAGAGGCATCAATTCATGTTCTGGCACAG GTAACGAAGTTGAGTGTGAGCAGCTTGTATGGACACCTAAAAGGCATGGTCAGAGCGTTGCTTTTAGCTCATACATTTGGCGACGTGGCACCATACCAATATGGTGGGGTGCAGAACTGAAGATGACGGCAGCAGAAGCAGAAATTTATGTGGCAGATAGGGATCCGTATAAAGGAAGCACAGAGTATTACCAAAGGTTAAGCAAGCGATATGATACTAGGAGTCTAGATGCACCAGTTGGGGAAAGCCAGAAGAAAAAGGCTTTTGTTCCTATTGTATGCATTAACTTGTTAAGAAATGGAGAAGGGAAGTCAGAATCTATCTTAGTTCAACATTTTGAAGAATCGATGAACTTCATCAAATCCAGTGGAAAGCTTCCTTATACTCGTGTTCACTTGATAAACTATGATTGGCATGCAAGTGTGAAATTAAAAGGGGAACAGCAAACAATTGAAGGATTATGGATGTATCTAAAAGCTCCCACTATGGCTATAGGAATCTCTGAAGGTGACTATTTGCCTTCACGACAGAGACTGAAAGATTGCAGAGGTGAGGTGATCTGTGTTGATGACGTTGAAGGTGCCTTCTGTTTGAGATCGCATCAAAATGGGGTGATACGCTTCAACTGCGCTGATTCTTTGGATCGAACAAATGCTGCTAGTTTCTTCGGTGGTCTTCAAGTGTTTGTAGAGCAATGTAGAAGACTGGGAATATCACTTGATACTGATCTTGGGTATGGTTATAATTCTGCTAATAGCCATGGCGGATATAATGCTCCTCTTCCACCTGGATGGGAGAAAAGAGCCGATGCAGTCACTGGAAAATCGTATTATATAGATCACAATACTAAGACAACAACATGGAGCCATCCGTGTCCTGATAAACCGTGGAAGAGATTTGACATGAGGTTTGAGGAGTTTAAGAGATCAACTATCTTATCTCCTGTCTCTGAGCTCGCAGATCTTTTTCTGCAACAAGGTGATATCCATGCAACCCTCTATACTGGCTCAAAGGCTATGCACAGCCAAGTTCTCAATATCTTCAGTGAAGAATCAGGAGCGTTTAAACAGTTTTCTGCAGCAcagaaaaacatgaaaattaccCTACAGAGAAGATACAAAAATGCAATGGTTGATAGTTCACGGCAAAAGCAGCTGGAGATGTTTCTGGGAATGAGGCTTGTCAAGCACCTTCCATCAATTCCTGTACAGCCTTTACAT GTACTTTCTCGACCGGGTGGATTCTTTCTGAAACCTGTACCTAACATGTCCGAAAGTTCCAGTGATGGGTCTAGTCTGCTGAGTATCAAGAGGAAGGACATAACTTGG TTATGTCCACAAGCTGCAGATGTTATGGAATTATTTATCTATCTCAGTGAGCCGTGCCATGTTTGTCAACTTCTACTGACAATATCCCATGGTGCGGATGATTTGACAAGTCCATCCACTGTGGACGTGAGAACTGGACGCCACATAGAGGATCTTAAATTAGTTGTTGAG GGCGCTTCGATACCTCGGTGTGCAAATGGTACAAATATTTTGATACCCTTACCAGGTCCAATTAGTTCTGAGGATATGGCTGTTACTGGAGCTGGTGCGCGTCTTTATGAAAAAGATACGTCAAGTCTGTCACTGCTGTATGATTTTGAAGAATTAGAAGGACAATTGGATTTCTTGACCCGTGTAGTTTCTGTTACATTTTATCCAGCTGGTTCTGTTAGAATCCCTATGACTCTGGGTCAG ATAGAAGTCCTCGGGATTTCTCTTCCATGGAAAGGAATGTTTACTTGCGAACGTACTGGAGGAAGATTGGCTGAAATTGCAaggaaaacaaaagaagatgACATTCCTTCTTCATCTTGTTCTGACATGAATCCCTTTGCTGCAAAATCCTTACAGACTGAAACTGTGTCTAGACCAGTACAACAGAAAGATCCTTTTCCCAGTAATCTGATTGACCTGACAGGAGAGGTTTCTCCATCTGACCCCTTGACACAACCAGCGGTGGAATGTATTGCAAGTGGAGGCAATGATATGCTTGATTTCTTAGACCAAGCAGTTGTTGAACATAGTGGCTCTGAAACTGCTCCTGGCGTGTCTGTTCCACAAGATAAAAGTCCTAGAGAAAGTGCTTCTCATCTGTACTTAAATTGTCTGAAGTCCGTTGTGGGTCCAAACATG GGAAAGAAGCTCGAGTTTGTAGAAGCTATGAAGCTTGAAATTGAACGTCTACGTCTAAATCTTTCTGCAGCAGAAAGAGATAGGGCACTTTTATCAATTGGAATTGATCCTGCTACCATTAATCCAAACTCTTCTCAGGACGAGTTATATATTGCAAGATTGTGCAGAATAGCAAATGCACTTGCAGTTCTGGGCCAGGCTTCTCTTGAAGATAAGATTATAGCTTCTATTGGTCTAGGGAAGCTGGAAAATAATGTGATAGATTTCTGGAACATTACCGGGATTGGTGAGGGTTGTGATGGTGGAATCTGTCAAGTCCGAGCCGAAGTCAAGAAAAGTTCAGTTGGATCTTCTAACAAGAGCCTGGGAGGAGAGTCTGGGTCAGTGTTCTTGTGTTTCCAATGTATGAAAAAAGCTTGCAAGACTTGTTGTGCTGGAAAAGGAGCTCTTCTGCTTTCAAAATCATACTCCAGGGACACTGCTAATGGAGGTGGAAGTCTTGCAGATGTCTCTGCTACTTCAATAGGTTCAGATCATTACATGTGTAAAAAATGCTGCAGCCAGATAGTACTTGAAGCCTTGATTGTAGATTATGTTAGGGTCTTGGTCAGCTTGCGGAGAAGTGGTCGTGTTGATAATGCTGGTAGGGAAGCTCTGAATGAAGTATTTGGATCTAACATTACAAATCATCTTGCTGTTAAAGGTCAACCTTCTCCTAATCAAGAAGACTTTAGTTTCCTTCGGCAAATTCTGGGTCAAGAGGAATCACTTGCGGAGTTCCCATATGCAAGCTTCTTACATAAG GTCGAAACTGGGACTGATTCAGCACCATTTTTGTCACTGCTCACCCCTCTGAATCTTGCTTCATGTAATTCATATTGGAAAGCCCCTCCGTCTTCAAACTCTGTTGAAGCTGTCATCATTCTCAATAGCCTTTCAGATGTCAACAGTGTGATTCTGCTCGTTAGTCCATGTGGTTACTCTGATGCCGATGCTCCTACC GTCCAAATTTGGGCGAGCAGCGACATAAATAGGGAAGCACGGACATTGATGGGAAAGTGGGATGTACAGTCCTTTGTTAGATCTTCACCTGAGCTTTATGGTCCAGAAAAATCTGGTAGAGAGGGTAGAGCACCTAGGCATATAAACTTTGCTTTCAAGAAGCCTATTCGTTGCCGGATTATATGGGTAACATTGCGTCTTCCTGGGGTTGGATCTAGCTCAGTTAGTTTAGACAGAAACATCAATCTTTTGTCTTTGGATGAGAACCCTTTTGCGGCAATCCCTCGGCGTGCCTCTTTTGGAGCAACCATCGAGAGTGAACCTTGTCTTCACGCAAAACGCATCTTGGTCAGTGGAAACACCGTGAGTAACAAAACGCTTGCATCATTACAAAGTGTTGACAGCATGAGCGTAAAAAACTGGCTGGACAGACCCCCACGTTTGAATAGATTTCTG ATACCACTAGAGGCTGAGAGACCGATGAACAATGATTTAGTCCTGGAACTTTATCTGCAACCTGGTTCACCTTTAGCTGCTGGATTTCGTTTAGATGCTTTTAACGCCATAAAGCCTCGTGTTACCCACTCGCCTTGTTCAGATGTAGTTGACATTTGGGACCCGATGAGTATCATAATGGAAGATAGGCATGTCTCTCCAGCCGTCTTGTATATACAAGTATCTGTTCTTCAG GACCAGTACAAAATGGTGACGCTCGCGGAATACAGATTGCCTGAGGCGAGAGTTGGAACGCAGATGTATTTCGACTTCCCTAAGCAAGTTCAAGCACGCAGATTATCGTTTAAGCTGCTTGGAGATGTTGCAGCTTTCATAGATGATCCAGCAGAGAGTGATGATTTGAGTGGTAAGGCTTCTCCTTTTGCTGCAGGGCTGTCTTTAGCAAACAGGATCAAGCTATATTACTATGCTGATCCTTATGAAGTAGGCAAATGGGCTAGCCTTTCTTCTGTCTGA
- the LOC103830227 gene encoding probable phosphoinositide phosphatase SAC9 isoform X3: MFWHSAGNEVECEQLVWTPKRHGQSVAFSSYIWRRGTIPIWWGAELKMTAAEAEIYVADRDPYKGSTEYYQRLSKRYDTRSLDAPVGESQKKKAFVPIVCINLLRNGEGKSESILVQHFEESMNFIKSSGKLPYTRVHLINYDWHASVKLKGEQQTIEGLWMYLKAPTMAIGISEGDYLPSRQRLKDCRGEVICVDDVEGAFCLRSHQNGVIRFNCADSLDRTNAASFFGGLQVFVEQCRRLGISLDTDLGYGYNSANSHGGYNAPLPPGWEKRADAVTGKSYYIDHNTKTTTWSHPCPDKPWKRFDMRFEEFKRSTILSPVSELADLFLQQGDIHATLYTGSKAMHSQVLNIFSEESGAFKQFSAAQKNMKITLQRRYKNAMVDSSRQKQLEMFLGMRLVKHLPSIPVQPLHVLSRPGGFFLKPVPNMSESSSDGSSLLSIKRKDITWLCPQAADVMELFIYLSEPCHVCQLLLTISHGADDLTSPSTVDVRTGRHIEDLKLVVEGASIPRCANGTNILIPLPGPISSEDMAVTGAGARLYEKDTSSLSLLYDFEELEGQLDFLTRVVSVTFYPAGSVRIPMTLGQIEVLGISLPWKGMFTCERTGGRLAEIARKTKEDDIPSSSCSDMNPFAAKSLQTETVSRPVQQKDPFPSNLIDLTGEVSPSDPLTQPAVECIASGGNDMLDFLDQAVVEHSGSETAPGVSVPQDKSPRESASHLYLNCLKSVVGPNMGKKLEFVEAMKLEIERLRLNLSAAERDRALLSIGIDPATINPNSSQDELYIARLCRIANALAVLGQASLEDKIIASIGLGKLENNVIDFWNITGIGEGCDGGICQVRAEVKKSSVGSSNKSLGGESGSVFLCFQCMKKACKTCCAGKGALLLSKSYSRDTANGGGSLADVSATSIGSDHYMCKKCCSQIVLEALIVDYVRVLVSLRRSGRVDNAGREALNEVFGSNITNHLAVKGQPSPNQEDFSFLRQILGQEESLAEFPYASFLHKVETGTDSAPFLSLLTPLNLASCNSYWKAPPSSNSVEAVIILNSLSDVNSVILLVSPCGYSDADAPTVQIWASSDINREARTLMGKWDVQSFVRSSPELYGPEKSGREGRAPRHINFAFKKPIRCRIIWVTLRLPGVGSSSVSLDRNINLLSLDENPFAAIPRRASFGATIESEPCLHAKRILVSGNTVSNKTLASLQSVDSMSVKNWLDRPPRLNRFLIPLEAERPMNNDLVLELYLQPGSPLAAGFRLDAFNAIKPRVTHSPCSDVVDIWDPMSIIMEDRHVSPAVLYIQVSVLQDQYKMVTLAEYRLPEARVGTQMYFDFPKQVQARRLSFKLLGDVAAFIDDPAESDDLSGKASPFAAGLSLANRIKLYYYADPYEVGKWASLSSV; the protein is encoded by the exons ATGTTCTGGCACAG TGCAGGTAACGAAGTTGAGTGTGAGCAGCTTGTATGGACACCTAAAAGGCATGGTCAGAGCGTTGCTTTTAGCTCATACATTTGGCGACGTGGCACCATACCAATATGGTGGGGTGCAGAACTGAAGATGACGGCAGCAGAAGCAGAAATTTATGTGGCAGATAGGGATCCGTATAAAGGAAGCACAGAGTATTACCAAAGGTTAAGCAAGCGATATGATACTAGGAGTCTAGATGCACCAGTTGGGGAAAGCCAGAAGAAAAAGGCTTTTGTTCCTATTGTATGCATTAACTTGTTAAGAAATGGAGAAGGGAAGTCAGAATCTATCTTAGTTCAACATTTTGAAGAATCGATGAACTTCATCAAATCCAGTGGAAAGCTTCCTTATACTCGTGTTCACTTGATAAACTATGATTGGCATGCAAGTGTGAAATTAAAAGGGGAACAGCAAACAATTGAAGGATTATGGATGTATCTAAAAGCTCCCACTATGGCTATAGGAATCTCTGAAGGTGACTATTTGCCTTCACGACAGAGACTGAAAGATTGCAGAGGTGAGGTGATCTGTGTTGATGACGTTGAAGGTGCCTTCTGTTTGAGATCGCATCAAAATGGGGTGATACGCTTCAACTGCGCTGATTCTTTGGATCGAACAAATGCTGCTAGTTTCTTCGGTGGTCTTCAAGTGTTTGTAGAGCAATGTAGAAGACTGGGAATATCACTTGATACTGATCTTGGGTATGGTTATAATTCTGCTAATAGCCATGGCGGATATAATGCTCCTCTTCCACCTGGATGGGAGAAAAGAGCCGATGCAGTCACTGGAAAATCGTATTATATAGATCACAATACTAAGACAACAACATGGAGCCATCCGTGTCCTGATAAACCGTGGAAGAGATTTGACATGAGGTTTGAGGAGTTTAAGAGATCAACTATCTTATCTCCTGTCTCTGAGCTCGCAGATCTTTTTCTGCAACAAGGTGATATCCATGCAACCCTCTATACTGGCTCAAAGGCTATGCACAGCCAAGTTCTCAATATCTTCAGTGAAGAATCAGGAGCGTTTAAACAGTTTTCTGCAGCAcagaaaaacatgaaaattaccCTACAGAGAAGATACAAAAATGCAATGGTTGATAGTTCACGGCAAAAGCAGCTGGAGATGTTTCTGGGAATGAGGCTTGTCAAGCACCTTCCATCAATTCCTGTACAGCCTTTACAT GTACTTTCTCGACCGGGTGGATTCTTTCTGAAACCTGTACCTAACATGTCCGAAAGTTCCAGTGATGGGTCTAGTCTGCTGAGTATCAAGAGGAAGGACATAACTTGG TTATGTCCACAAGCTGCAGATGTTATGGAATTATTTATCTATCTCAGTGAGCCGTGCCATGTTTGTCAACTTCTACTGACAATATCCCATGGTGCGGATGATTTGACAAGTCCATCCACTGTGGACGTGAGAACTGGACGCCACATAGAGGATCTTAAATTAGTTGTTGAG GGCGCTTCGATACCTCGGTGTGCAAATGGTACAAATATTTTGATACCCTTACCAGGTCCAATTAGTTCTGAGGATATGGCTGTTACTGGAGCTGGTGCGCGTCTTTATGAAAAAGATACGTCAAGTCTGTCACTGCTGTATGATTTTGAAGAATTAGAAGGACAATTGGATTTCTTGACCCGTGTAGTTTCTGTTACATTTTATCCAGCTGGTTCTGTTAGAATCCCTATGACTCTGGGTCAG ATAGAAGTCCTCGGGATTTCTCTTCCATGGAAAGGAATGTTTACTTGCGAACGTACTGGAGGAAGATTGGCTGAAATTGCAaggaaaacaaaagaagatgACATTCCTTCTTCATCTTGTTCTGACATGAATCCCTTTGCTGCAAAATCCTTACAGACTGAAACTGTGTCTAGACCAGTACAACAGAAAGATCCTTTTCCCAGTAATCTGATTGACCTGACAGGAGAGGTTTCTCCATCTGACCCCTTGACACAACCAGCGGTGGAATGTATTGCAAGTGGAGGCAATGATATGCTTGATTTCTTAGACCAAGCAGTTGTTGAACATAGTGGCTCTGAAACTGCTCCTGGCGTGTCTGTTCCACAAGATAAAAGTCCTAGAGAAAGTGCTTCTCATCTGTACTTAAATTGTCTGAAGTCCGTTGTGGGTCCAAACATG GGAAAGAAGCTCGAGTTTGTAGAAGCTATGAAGCTTGAAATTGAACGTCTACGTCTAAATCTTTCTGCAGCAGAAAGAGATAGGGCACTTTTATCAATTGGAATTGATCCTGCTACCATTAATCCAAACTCTTCTCAGGACGAGTTATATATTGCAAGATTGTGCAGAATAGCAAATGCACTTGCAGTTCTGGGCCAGGCTTCTCTTGAAGATAAGATTATAGCTTCTATTGGTCTAGGGAAGCTGGAAAATAATGTGATAGATTTCTGGAACATTACCGGGATTGGTGAGGGTTGTGATGGTGGAATCTGTCAAGTCCGAGCCGAAGTCAAGAAAAGTTCAGTTGGATCTTCTAACAAGAGCCTGGGAGGAGAGTCTGGGTCAGTGTTCTTGTGTTTCCAATGTATGAAAAAAGCTTGCAAGACTTGTTGTGCTGGAAAAGGAGCTCTTCTGCTTTCAAAATCATACTCCAGGGACACTGCTAATGGAGGTGGAAGTCTTGCAGATGTCTCTGCTACTTCAATAGGTTCAGATCATTACATGTGTAAAAAATGCTGCAGCCAGATAGTACTTGAAGCCTTGATTGTAGATTATGTTAGGGTCTTGGTCAGCTTGCGGAGAAGTGGTCGTGTTGATAATGCTGGTAGGGAAGCTCTGAATGAAGTATTTGGATCTAACATTACAAATCATCTTGCTGTTAAAGGTCAACCTTCTCCTAATCAAGAAGACTTTAGTTTCCTTCGGCAAATTCTGGGTCAAGAGGAATCACTTGCGGAGTTCCCATATGCAAGCTTCTTACATAAG GTCGAAACTGGGACTGATTCAGCACCATTTTTGTCACTGCTCACCCCTCTGAATCTTGCTTCATGTAATTCATATTGGAAAGCCCCTCCGTCTTCAAACTCTGTTGAAGCTGTCATCATTCTCAATAGCCTTTCAGATGTCAACAGTGTGATTCTGCTCGTTAGTCCATGTGGTTACTCTGATGCCGATGCTCCTACC GTCCAAATTTGGGCGAGCAGCGACATAAATAGGGAAGCACGGACATTGATGGGAAAGTGGGATGTACAGTCCTTTGTTAGATCTTCACCTGAGCTTTATGGTCCAGAAAAATCTGGTAGAGAGGGTAGAGCACCTAGGCATATAAACTTTGCTTTCAAGAAGCCTATTCGTTGCCGGATTATATGGGTAACATTGCGTCTTCCTGGGGTTGGATCTAGCTCAGTTAGTTTAGACAGAAACATCAATCTTTTGTCTTTGGATGAGAACCCTTTTGCGGCAATCCCTCGGCGTGCCTCTTTTGGAGCAACCATCGAGAGTGAACCTTGTCTTCACGCAAAACGCATCTTGGTCAGTGGAAACACCGTGAGTAACAAAACGCTTGCATCATTACAAAGTGTTGACAGCATGAGCGTAAAAAACTGGCTGGACAGACCCCCACGTTTGAATAGATTTCTG ATACCACTAGAGGCTGAGAGACCGATGAACAATGATTTAGTCCTGGAACTTTATCTGCAACCTGGTTCACCTTTAGCTGCTGGATTTCGTTTAGATGCTTTTAACGCCATAAAGCCTCGTGTTACCCACTCGCCTTGTTCAGATGTAGTTGACATTTGGGACCCGATGAGTATCATAATGGAAGATAGGCATGTCTCTCCAGCCGTCTTGTATATACAAGTATCTGTTCTTCAG GACCAGTACAAAATGGTGACGCTCGCGGAATACAGATTGCCTGAGGCGAGAGTTGGAACGCAGATGTATTTCGACTTCCCTAAGCAAGTTCAAGCACGCAGATTATCGTTTAAGCTGCTTGGAGATGTTGCAGCTTTCATAGATGATCCAGCAGAGAGTGATGATTTGAGTGGTAAGGCTTCTCCTTTTGCTGCAGGGCTGTCTTTAGCAAACAGGATCAAGCTATATTACTATGCTGATCCTTATGAAGTAGGCAAATGGGCTAGCCTTTCTTCTGTCTGA